GAAACGGCATCATCGAACCCGGCCGCGCGCATCTCCTCGATCGCGGCAGCTGTGGTGCCGCGATAGTCAAGGAAGGTCTGGACTGTTTCACTGGGACAGTCGTCCCGCTGTTCCAGCAGCCGGCCCGCACCCACCATGAGGGTGTTGACGGCCCGCTTGGCGATCTCGGGCGACAGTCCATGCGAGATGGCGTCTGTCATCATCGCTTCGGCGAGCAGCGCCGGAAAGGCGGGCCCCGATCCGGTGAGGCCGGTCAGATAGTCGATTTCCGCCTCTTCGCACACTTCATCTTGAGAGCCGCAGGCATCGAATATAGCCCGCACGATCGCCCGATCATCTTTTCGCAAGCCGGCCGTGGCGATCCAAGGCGTGTAGGACTTTCGAACTTCGGCCGCCGCATTCGGCAGGGCACGAACCACACGGTCCGTCCGGTGGTGCGCACAAAGAGCGCTCAGGCGAATACCCGCCATGACGGAGATGAGAAGCTTGCCTTCGGCATCGACGTTCAGGGTGGGCCAGTCCGCCGGGCGGACGGAGAGAACGATAACGTCAGAGCGGTCGGCGAGTGCCTGGTTGTCTGATGTCCAGGAGGAGCGGTTGAAACGGTAGGGACGCTCGCGGCGATAGGAGAGGGACAGGTTTTCAGGTTCAACGACGCCTGCGCCGACAATGGCTTTGGCTATTGCGCCGCCCAGCCATCCGGCACCACCAAGTACGCCAACCCTCAAAGGTCCGCCCGTTTCCATTGTTCTCTCACTCTGCTTTGTAGCCATGCCGGGCGTAGAAGCGGTCGAGCTCCCTCTGCTGCGGCGTTTGTCCGGTATAAATCGCGATGTAATCCGGAATGCGCCTCATACGGAGCGCCAGGTCCTCCTTGGACTGCATCGAGATGTATCCAATCTGGACCAGGTAGGTTGTTCGCGCGCGAACATCCGCTGGTCCCGCCTCGTAGCCGAAACGCATAAACATGCGGCCCAGCGCCTCCATTCTGACCTGATCGGCCTGCTGGACTTCGGCCAGTATCTCCGGCGATTGCAGCGCCCAGCTACGAACGGCGAATTCGAACTGGGAGTCAAACAGGTC
Above is a genomic segment from Ensifer canadensis containing:
- a CDS encoding TetR/AcrR family transcriptional regulator codes for the protein MEQSDTGWRGSQEGWLEAAYDSLLESGVESVKILPLAKRLNLSRTSFYWFFKDREELLNALIARWREKNTGNLVKQSEAYAESLAEAMLNVFDCWVSKDLFDSQFEFAVRSWALQSPEILAEVQQADQVRMEALGRMFMRFGYEAGPADVRARTTYLVQIGYISMQSKEDLALRMRRIPDYIAIYTGQTPQQRELDRFYARHGYKAE
- a CDS encoding pyrroline-5-carboxylate reductase family protein, with product METGGPLRVGVLGGAGWLGGAIAKAIVGAGVVEPENLSLSYRRERPYRFNRSSWTSDNQALADRSDVIVLSVRPADWPTLNVDAEGKLLISVMAGIRLSALCAHHRTDRVVRALPNAAAEVRKSYTPWIATAGLRKDDRAIVRAIFDACGSQDEVCEEAEIDYLTGLTGSGPAFPALLAEAMMTDAISHGLSPEIAKRAVNTLMVGAGRLLEQRDDCPSETVQTFLDYRGTTAAAIEEMRAAGFDDAVSRGLTAALRKSVGMGEAS